Part of the Tolypothrix sp. PCC 7910 genome, CATCTTCACCTTTTTGGTTGATGATGGTGTCAATTGCGATCGCGGTTTTTCCGGTTTGGCGGTCACCAATGATTAACTCCCGCTGACCACGACCGATGGGAATCATGGAGTCGATAGCTGTAATCCCGGTTTGCATCGGTTCGTGTACAGAACGACGAGCAATAATACCAGGTGCTGGAGATTCAATCAAACGGTTTTCTGTGGTCTTGATATCTCCCTTACCATCGATGGGACGACCTAAGGCATCAACCACGCGTCCAATCAAAGCTTCCCCTACGGGTACTTGGGCAATTCTACCAGTAGCAGTTACAGAGCTACCTTCTTGAATTTCCCGACCTTCACCCATTAACACCGCACCGACGTTGTCTTCTTCTAAGTTTTGGGCGATGCCAACTGTACCGTCTTCAAATTCCAATAGCTCCCCAGCCATAGCCTTTTCCAGACCATAGATCCGGGCAATACCGTCACCTACTTGGAGTACGGTACCGACGTTAGCAACTTTGACATCTTGGTCGTATTGCTCGATTTGCTGTTGAATAATGCTACTAATTTCGTCAGGTCTGATTGAAATGCTCATGTGTCTAACTTTTTTTCTTGGGAGACGGAACAGAGTAATCGGTTCACCGAAACTACTGAATTTCTATGAACTGCTTAAGCGCAAGGAAAGGCGGCGCAACTGACCCCGTAAACTAGCGTCAATTACCTGCGATCCTACTTTAATGATCAAACCACCAATTAAGTCGCGGTCGGTTTTGATTTCCAGTTCTACTTGGCGAGCATTAGTGATGGCAAGAACCTTGTCTTTTACAGCTTGTTGTTGAGCTTCTGTGAGGGGAACAGCTGAAGTAACTTCCGCTAACACGGTTTGATTCAGCTGGCGCAACAACGCTAAATACTGCTGTAAAATCTCTTCCAAGAAGAAAATCCGGCGCTTGTCTACCAGCAACTGCAAAAATCTGCGTAAGTACTGATTTGCGCCATCACCCAATATTTGAGTGATCACTGCTTTTTTCCGTTCAGGCTGAATAAACGGGTTGTCAATTAAGTTTTGCAGTGGCGCTGAATTTTTCAACAAATTCAGTAATGACCGCGCATCTTCACCAAATTCTTCTGTCAGAT contains:
- the atpH gene encoding ATP synthase F1 subunit delta, producing the protein MKSNVETAEIAQPYAQALMSIAQSQNLTEEFGEDARSLLNLLKNSAPLQNLIDNPFIQPERKKAVITQILGDGANQYLRRFLQLLVDKRRIFFLEEILQQYLALLRQLNQTVLAEVTSAVPLTEAQQQAVKDKVLAITNARQVELEIKTDRDLIGGLIIKVGSQVIDASLRGQLRRLSLRLSSS